The following coding sequences are from one Stigmatopora nigra isolate UIUO_SnigA chromosome 12, RoL_Snig_1.1, whole genome shotgun sequence window:
- the golga4 gene encoding golgin subfamily A member 4 isoform X1, which yields MFKKLKQKINEEQSPQRNALTPQQAQMGSGERRSSQTHLFYDGAPSPSDREVLAGMIAEPAFLSEYTIFALDHSKRPKTAPVASVSSSKGPTRSPGGSINGDESVSPQREESQSFAQKLQWKVPSMESIIRGGASRAEQLFRSPSKDSLARSSSRESLTHLGENEAAGVPTYDPPSDIESEAEEASSNADSLSKDQLMHRLFRVESSLAKYRGKYSEIVTAYRTVQRDKEKTQAILSQCQDKSLRRIGELREELQMDQQAKKHLQDEFDATLEEKDQMITVLQTQVGLLKKRVKGIADGALVVDGDQPVSDATESESTSSSNDQEVESQVNEEEGVSDPAKLLVALQKRVKRQENLLHKCKEMIRLHKDRSTHIATENETLQEQLQERLQELERMKELHTTEKTKLINQLRDVKNQNEQLEQDKGMVIAETKRQMHETLEMKEEEIAQLRSRLQLSNAQNEELLDQKEKAEKSAFEELERAMGSAHRAEEARKQLELQMEEKMNEAERVNEEERKSLQQELTRVKQEVVTIMKISSDEKVVSLQKSHSKALAAKEEEIIGRINKAVEQCREEFVQQTKEKEQQAFLALEDAELQKTALITDGENRVKDMQQELEVAKTRIMELESSLEKISQDESLQSNEQSNLLCQLKDEHAEKMSKLEEDNQAQLDKQKDGLTQQHNVALEELKEKQRVDMETLLKEKDLYREEMDQKWNAQQAEHEALLLELSQIVTSKQLLEEKLVEVQDAHCLALQAQVAKHSAELENIKQEHEQSLGGVEKLLKEELNALKIILKEKEKAIKEFAEGEKTLGDQVHSNIEELSIKAKQLEDLQQSLSNLQMENSNLKEATKELEKNSSDLVQSKNDLIELHHQLEVANNDCQHKEKLRQDLEQQLQQSKTELSEREKSLGEDLNTMKEEKTHLQKQLEDEKASHEKKLNNTVTEMEAKLKTQETKMEKIKKKAKEMQDNLKKKFQQKEESMKMALAKKDAELQEKEQEVQGKILEMAQRNSQGLSDTMSELQANHLGEMEKLRDNHKHELLELERYLQEKLAQQEEELTEKHSHILQEKIQELQECSQNLNKSKEDYEQVLTAMKELKEEFSIQETTGQKLKEELCEAAFKLAGLSSSDALMREQLETVEKNLSQASNERDSLQEKLNRTEEGNQEKLKTLSDNLENMEKQLRAIESSRLKDSEDLEKKSEEVAIQREELEAQFQQKIILFSNQMEQCCRNVQCKMVDRISEVGKKVELRVSDLNHRLVSSQKNILHLKNVVSSKVDRVCTLEENLRQKNEENSNLCISLEQVTAQVNAHMEQIEALTLQNEKNSEKDRKIQESIELNRVMSITLKETEFQVSDLESIVSDLKRQLDVKEKAILELKQLHKEETQRTLHQTEETFQRLKEERESTSEQANALRASLSDNDNTVASLKGRLEELERAVSEKNEALQRLTANFDNQSISKSEMDQVLSEKEQKVSRLTAELENSHHRLSELQEHLTLKVKECEQLAFNLEQQESIRESEKKELVEKLQQNGHLAQEMVDKLHHLEEDNHKCKSQLQSQEAEFERLKEEMAKSKEESVKKTEERLTAESTRKMSDLKKKAEQKISQIKKHLTTQLEEKDGLIKTLEVSHEQLKKNETSNKECIDTLEEKNRSLEEVLVKLKQEQEQQLEQIQTGEKGVMEKSLEEQKCIYEEKLSALQQDSLQQKDLQQQETLGIEGKLKEAEKQNQELLQEVTTLKEEIGQKTAQCDQYQAALMQAQMVSESDKKIESNTLQQTKSMLENDMKNHSDYPDDDSFDFLKGKLNHPDDDSFDFLKGKLNQMRNDKEKIQKDFSRLQKDIRLMRKEHDQELEFAKKQFFEESELKYKSELEDIQWKHKSEIKQLMMEFNTQISVKEKEIDTAVRETIGKAQLVEAELLSSHREETSHLKKAIGEREDELNKTIEKYEQVIQTREEEMGIRVWQVQKELEELQASSQKTSEMSPEGLLAQLAEKTTMLSEARLKEQGFVEKIHSLEDKIKCFHRNTVVTHLGSTYKDAALHKPEPLSEATELEYLKKVLFEYMMGRETKTMAKVITSMLKFPPDQAQKVLDKEEAKAMPWLSV from the exons ATGTTCAAAAAACTCAAGCAGAAGATCAACGAGGAGCAGTCACCGCAGAGGAATGCGCTCACTCCTCAACAGGCCCAG ATGGGCTCTGGAGAACGCAGGAGCAGCCAAACACACCTATTTTACGACGGTGCTCCATCTCCCAGTGACAGAGAG GTGCTGGCCGGGATGATAGCAGAACCCGCTTTTCTCTCTGAGTATACTATCTTTGCTCTGGACCATTCAAAACGACCCAAAACGGCCCCGGTAGCCAGTGTG AGTTCCTCTAAAGGGCCAACCAGGTCTCCCGGAGGAAGTATCAACGGGGATGAAAGTGTCTCTCCCCAG AGAGAAGAGTCACAGTCCTTTGCACAAAAGCTACAATGGAAAGTTCCCTCAATGGAGTCCATCATTCGAGGAGGTGCCAGTCGGGCTGAGCAGCTCTTCCGCTCGCCCTCGAAAGACAGCTTGGCTCGGAGCTCATCGCGCGAGTCTTTAACACATTTGGGAGAAAACGAAGCTGCCGGGGTCCCGACATACGACCCGCCTTCAGATATTGAGAGTGAGGCCGAGGAGGCATCAAGCAATGCCGACTCTCTCTCCAAAGATCAGCTGATGCATCGTTTGTTTAGAGTGGAGTCAAGCCTGGCCAAGTATCGCGGGAAGTACTCGGAG ATTGTTACTGCATATCGTACGGTGCAACGagataaagaaaaaacacag GCCATCCTCAGCCAGTGTCAAGATAAATCCCTCCGAAGAATAGGAGAACTACGAGAG GAGTTACAAATGGACCAGCAGGCAAAAAAGCACCTTCAGGATGAGTTTGATGCTACACTCGAGGAAAAAGACCAAATGATTACTGTACTGCAAACTCAG GTTGGCTTGCTGAAGAAACGAGTCAAAGGAATCGCTGACGGTGCTTTAGTCGTTGATGGTGATCAGCCGGTTTCTGATGCTACGGAATCTGAATCCACCAGTTCTTCAAATGACCAAGAAGTCGAGTCTCAAGTGAATGAAG aagAGGGCGTCAGTGATCCAGCTAAACTTTTGGTAGCACTGCAGAAGCGAGTAAAGAGACAGGAAAACCTGTTGCACAAATGCAAAGAGATGATTCGTCTTCACAAGGATCGCAGCACCCACATTGCTACTGAGAATGAAACTCTGCAAGAGCAGCTGCAAGAAAGACTGCAAGAACTCGAAAGGATGAAG GAATTACACACGACGGAGAAGACGAAACTGATCAATCAGTTGCGTGATGTCAAAAACCAAAATGAACAGCTGGAACAGGATAAG GGCATGGTGATTGCCGAGACAAAACGTCAAATGCACGAGACTCTGGAAATGAAAGAAGAGGAGATTGCCCAGCTTCGCTCCAGGCTCCAATTGTCTAATGCCCAGAATGAAGAGTTGCTGGACCAGAAAGAAAAGGCTGAGAAATCAG CATTTGAAGAACTTGAAAGGGCAATGGGTTCAGCTCATAGGGCGGAGGAAGCACGAAAGCAGCTGGAGCTTCAGATggaggaaaaaatgaatgaagcagAAAGGGTCAATGAAGAAGAGAGGAAGAGTTTGCAGCAGGAGCTCACGCGAGTCAAACAGGAGGTTGTCACAATCATGAAG ATATCATCGGACGAAAAGGTGGTCAGCCTGCAAAAATCCCACAGTAAAGCTCTGGCTGCAAAAGAAGAAGAGATCATTGGGAGAATCAACAAAGCTGTG GAGCAGTGTCGAGAAGAGTTTGTTCAGCAAACCAAGGAAAAGGAGCAACAGGCCTTTCTGGCTTTGGAAGACGCAGAGTTACAGAAGACTGCTCTTATTACAGATGGCGAGAATAGAGTTAAAGATATGCAGCAAGAGCTGGAAGTAGCAAAAACT AGAATAATGGAACTGGAGAGCTCCCTTGAGAAAATTTCCCAAGATGAATCGTTGCAGTCCAATGAGCAATCCAATCTGTTGTGTCAGCTGAAGGATGAGCATGCtgagaaaatgtccaaattaGAGGAAGATAACCAGGCACAACTGGATAAGCAAAAGGATGGCTTAACTCAGCAGCACAATGTTGCTCTGGAAGAGCTGAAGGAAAAACAGAGGGTTGATATGGAGACACTACTTAAAGAGAAAGACTTGTACAGAGAAGAAATGGACCAGAAATGGAATGCACAGCAGGCAGAGCATGAAGCACTTTTACTTGAACTTTCTCAAATTGTGACGAGTAAACAACTTTTGGAAGAGAAGTTGGTTGAAGTACAAGATGCACATTGTTTGGCTCTGCAGGCTCAGGTGGCAAAGCACAGTGCGGAATTGGAAAATATCAAGCAAGAGCATGAACAGTCACTTGGAGGGGTAGAGAAATTGCTGAAGGAGGAACTAAATgctttgaaaattattttaaaggaAAAGGAGAAAGCAATTAAAGAGTTTGCTGAAGGAGAGAAAACACTAGGAGATCAGGTCCATTCCAATATAGAAGAACTAAGCATCAAAGCCAAACAACTGGAGGATTTGCAGCAATCATTATCTAATCTTCAGATGGAAAATTCTAACTTAAAGGAGGCTACCAAAGAATTAGAGAAAAACTCAAGCGATCTTGTTCAGTCCAAGAACGACTTGATAGAATTGCACCATCAGCTTGAAGTCGCAAACAATGACTgtcaacacaaagaaaaattaCGCCAAGATTTAGAGCAGCAGTTACAGCAGAGCAAAACGGAGCTCTCCGAGCGAGAAAAGTCCCTCGGTGAAGATCTAAACACAATGAAGGAAGAGAAAACACACCTTCAGAAACAGCTGGAAGATGAAAAAGCCTCTCATGAGAAAAAGCTAAACAATACTGTTACAGAAATGGAAgcaaaactaaaaacacaagaaactaaaatggaaaaaatcaaaaagaaggccaaagaaatgcaagataatttaaagaaaaagttCCAGCAGAAAGAAGAATCTATGAAAATGGCACTTGCAAAGAAAGATGCAGAGCTTCAAGAAAAAGAGCAAGAAGTTCAAGGGAAAATTTTAGAGATGGCACAAAGAAATTCCCAAGGCTTGAGCGACACCATGTCAGAACTGCAAGCTAATCATTTGGGGGAGATGGAGAAACTCCGAGATAATCATAAACATGAACTCTTGGAGCTCGAGCGCTATTTGCAAGAGAAGTTAGCACAGCAGGAAGAGGAATTAACGGAAAAGCACTCTCACATACTTCAGGAAAAGATACAAGAATTGCAAGAATGTTCTCAAAATCTTAACAAGAGCAAAGAAGATTATGAGCAAGTGCTTACTGCCATGAAGGAACTAAAGGAGGAATTTTCAATTCAAGAAACCACTGGGCAAAAGCTAAAAGAAGAGCTTTGCGAAGCAGCGTTCAAACTCGCAGGTTTGTCATCAAGCGACGCATTAATGAGAGAGCAATTGGAAACGGTAGAGAAGAACCTCAGCCAGGCTTCGAATGAGCGAGACTCTTTACAGGAAAAGCTCAATAGGACAGAGGAAGGGAACCAAGagaaattaaaaacattgtCAGATAATTTAGAAAACATGGAAAAGCAGCTTCGAGCAATTGAAAGTTCCAGACTGAAGGATAGTGAGGACTTGGAGAAGAAATCTGAGGAAGTCGCCATTCAGCGAGAGGAATTGGAAGCACAATTCCAacagaaaatcattttgtttagCAATCAAATGGAGCAATGCTGTAGGAATGTCCAATGCAAAATGGTGGATAGGATCTCTGAAGTTGGTAAGAAAGTTGAGTTAAGAGTTTCAGATTTAAACCATAGACTTGTGTCTAGccagaaaaatattttgcacCTTAAAAATGTAGTTTCTAGCAAAGTGGATAGAGTTTGCACTTTAGAAGAAAATCTTCGTCAGAAGAATGAGGAGAATAGCAATCTATGCATTTCATTAGAACAGGTGACTGCTCAGGTAAATGCTCACATGGAGCAAATTGAAGCCTTAACACTTCAGAATGAGAAGAATTCTGAAAAGGATCGGAAGATTCAAGAGTCTATCGAATTAAACAGAGTCATGTCAATTACCTTGAAAGAAACTGAGTTTCAAGTGAGTGACTTGGAAAGCATCGTCAGCGATTTGAAACGTCAACTCGACGTTAAGGAGAAAGCCATACTCGAGCTGAAGCAGCTGCACAAAGAGGAGACGCAAAGGACTTTACATCAGACGGAAGAGACCTTCCAGAGGTTGAAGGAGGAGCGCGAGTCCACTTCTGAGCAGGCAAATGCACTTCGAGCCAGCCTGTCTGATAATGACAACACAGTAGCATCTCTGAAGGGCAGACTCGAAGAACTGGAACGCGCCGTGTCCGAGAAGAACGAAGCTCTGCAAAGGCTGACGGCGAATTTTGACAATCAGTCTATTAGCAAGTCCGAGATGGACCAAGTGTTGAGTGAGAAGGAGCAGAAAGTAAGCAGGCTGACTGCAGAGCTGGAGAACTCCCACCATCGGCTCTCCGAGCTCCAGGAGCACTTGACCTTAAAGGTAAAAGAGTGTGAACAACTTGCGTTTAATCTGGAGCAGCAGGAAAGCATCAGGGAGAGCGAGAAGAAAGAATTGGTTGAGAAGCTGCAACAGAATGGCCACTTGGCACAAGAGATGGTGGACAAACTGCACCATCTTGAGGAGGACAACCACAAGTGCAAAAGCCAACTTCAATCTCAGGAAGCTGAATTTGAAAGACTGAAAGAAGAGATGGCAAAAAGTAAAGAGGAGTCTGTGAAGAAAACAGAGGAGAGGCTGACGGCGGAGAGTACTCGGAAAATGTCTGACCTTAAGAAGAAAGCTGAGCagaaaatcagtcaaattaaGAAGCATCTTACGACTCAGCTGGAGGAAAAAGATGGCCTTATCAAAACGCTCGAGGTTAGCCACGAACAGCTCAAGAAAAATGAAACTTCCAATAAAGAATGCATCGACACATTGGAGGAGAAAAACAGATCTCTCGAGGAGGTCCTGGTCAAGCTCAAACAAGAGCAGGAGCAGCAATTAGAACAGATCCAGACTGGTGAGAAGGGGGTGATGGAGAAGTCTTTAGAGGAACAGAAGTGCATATATGAAGAGAAGCTGTCTGCACTACAGCAAGATTCATTGCAGCAAAAGGATCTACAACAACAAGAAACTCTTGGAATTGAAGGGAAGCTCAAAGAGGCAGAAAAGCAAAACCAAGAACTTCTTCAAGAAGTCACTACTTTGAAAGAAGAAATTGGCCAGAAAACTGCTCAATGTGATCAATATCAAGCTGCCTTGATGCAGGCCCAAATGGTTTCTGAATCTGACAAGAAGATAGAGTCTAATACTCTTCAACAAACTAAGAGCATGTTGGAAAATGACATGAAAAACCACTCGGATTATCCGGATGACGATTCTTTTGATTTTCTTAAAGGCAAACTAAATCATCCGGATGACGATTCTTTTGATTTTCTTAAGGGCAAACTAAATCAGATGAGGAATGATAAGGAGAAAATCCAAAAAGATTTTAGTCGATTACAGAAAGATATCAGATTAATGAGGAAAGAGCACGATCAGGAACTTGAATTTGCTAAGAAACAGTTCTTTGAAGAGAGTGAATTGAAGTACAA ATCGGAATTAGAAGACATCCAATGGAAGCACAAGTCAGAAATCAAGCAGTTAATGATGGAGTTTAACACGCAAATATCTGTAAAAGAGAAGGAGATAGACACAGCAGTGAGAGAAACCATTG GTAAGGCCCAGCTTGTGGAGGCAGAACTTCTCAGTAGCCATCGAGAGGAAACCAGCCATCTGAAGAAGGCGATTGGCGAAAGGGAGGATGAATTGAACAAAACTATTGAGAAATATGAGCAGGTCATACAg acTCGAGAGGAGGAGATGGGGATTCGAGTGTGGCAGGTCCAGAAAGAACTGGAAGAGCTGCAAGCTAGTAGCCAGAAGACTTCAGag ATGAGCCCAGAAGGACTGCTG GCGCAGCTTGCTGAAAAGACCACTATGCTAAGCGAAGCTCGACTGAAGGAACAGGGCTTTGTTGAAAAG attcacTCACTTGAGGACAAGATTAAATGTTTCCACCGGAACACAGTGGTCACTCATCTGGGGAGCACGTACAAAG ATGCTGCACTCCACAAACCTGAACCTCTCTCAGAAGCCACTGAATTGGAGTACCTGAAAAAAGTCCTCTTTGAATACATGATGGGACGAGAAACAAAA ACAATGGCCAAAGTGATAACTTCCATGCTCAAGTTTCCTCCAGACCAAGCTCAAAAGGTTTTGGATAAAGAAGAGGCCAAAGCAATG CCTTGGTTGAGTGTTTAA